The DNA region AGCCATTTCGTCTTGGCCTGGACGAGCTGGTCACGCACCTTGCGCAGGATGTCCTTGTCCATCGTGCACCAGTCGCCGCCGAAATACTTGATCGTGGCGAAGAGCACGTCGTTCATTTCCGGCGCGACGTTGATCTTGCCGACCAGCTCTTCCGGCGGGTCGAGGAAGATGGCGGAGGTGTTGATGTCGCCCTTGTAGACGGAGGTGTTGACGCCGATGCCCGTCAGGCCCCAGAGCCACGGAACGCTGTAGTGGCGACCCGGATCCCACGGCACGTCCACCCAGCGCTCGTCGACATTCTTGAAGTTTTCGAGCTGGTCCGGCCGCGATTCCAGCAGCAGGCCTTCCTTGACCCAGATCTGGAGGTAGTTGGCCGAGGGCACGACGATGTCGAAGCCGTGGCCGCCGGCGCGAACCTTGGCGAGCGCCGTGTCGTTGGAATCGTAGTCGGTGATCGTGACCTTGACGTCGAATTCTTTCTCGAACTTCTTGATGAGTTCCGGGCTGGTATAGTCGCCCCAGTTGTAGATGTTGAGTTCGCCTGCCGCCGAGGCGGTGCCGGCAAGGGCCAGCACGCCAACGGCCGCCATCGCCGTCGTGGTCATCCATTTCATTGTCATTCTCTGTTCCTCTCTGTGATGGTCACTGTTTTTTTCTATTGATGAAGAAGAAGATCACGACCAGCGCGGTGGACAGCGCCAGGAAGACGGTCGCGATCGCGTTGATCTCGGGCGATGTCTCGCGCCGGAGCTGGCCGAGCATGTAGGTCGGCAGCGTGTCCTGCCCGCCGGATTTCACGAATTCCGTGATAACGACGTCGTCCAGCGAGATGACGAAGGCCAGCATGAAGCCGGCGATGATCGCCGGGCGCAGCAGCGGCAGGGTGACATAGCGGAACGCCTGCCAGGACGACGCATAGAGATCGGCCGCCGCCCGCTCCAGCGTCAGGTCCATGCTTTCGAGGCGGGCGCGGATCGGCAGGTAGGCGAAGGGAATGCAGAAGGCCGTGTGGGCGGCGATCAGGTAGCCGAGGCCCGAATAGCCGGTCCAGACCTTGACGCGCGAGAAGACGATCAGCAGCGCCACG from Shinella zoogloeoides includes:
- a CDS encoding extracellular solute-binding protein — protein: MKWMTTTAMAAVGVLALAGTASAAGELNIYNWGDYTSPELIKKFEKEFDVKVTITDYDSNDTALAKVRAGGHGFDIVVPSANYLQIWVKEGLLLESRPDQLENFKNVDERWVDVPWDPGRHYSVPWLWGLTGIGVNTSVYKGDINTSAIFLDPPEELVGKINVAPEMNDVLFATIKYFGGDWCTMDKDILRKVRDQLVQAKTKWLAMDYSVTEKFPAGDYSAVYYWNGAIMRSRLKNADIKFGHPKEGFPIFMDSVAILKDAKNTDNAKLFMNFIMDPENAAMISAFAKYSNGIKGSEKFLPPEMQSAPELVIPEEFAKAGEFLLSCEPETQQLYTKIWTELQK
- a CDS encoding ABC transporter permease, producing MRRSRFDIRAQPGFGFITLFTFFALYLPIAALVIYSFNGAESLSRWGGFSTRWFAAAWQNDAVQDAAIRSLVIATWAALIATVAATMAALATTRTRPYRGLTFKYALINQPLMVPEIVTAVALLIVFSRVKVWTGYSGLGYLIAAHTAFCIPFAYLPIRARLESMDLTLERAAADLYASSWQAFRYVTLPLLRPAIIAGFMLAFVISLDDVVITEFVKSGGQDTLPTYMLGQLRRETSPEINAIATVFLALSTALVVIFFFINRKKQ